The following nucleotide sequence is from Microbulbifer sp. A4B17.
GACGGTTGCATTTCTTCTCCTTGAATCTGCCTGTTGAGATCCGCCTTTAGCCGTCACTGAAGGCAGTATTTTCCCGGTTCATTGCGGTCCGACCAATCATGGACATTAATAAGTGAAAGCCTGATATGGATGGGTAATGATAACGCGAATGACCATTTGAGCCTAGCGCCCGCCTTTTCCTATTCTGCACTCACCGCCCCCGCGCTCCACTCTACTCTACTCTTTCACCAAGCATCACTTACCAAGCTTCCCCACCAAAGAATACCCACCCACATCTTGAGTATCGGTAGGAAAAAACATGTTGACCCTAAAGCGCCGAACAAGCGAGAGCCTAAGAATTGGCACGAATGTCTCGATCATAGTGTTGGAAGTGAAGGGAAATCAAGTAACGATAGGCATCTGCGCCCCCAAATCCCTCCCCGTCCATCGGGAAGAGATCTATGTGCGCATCATAGGCAATGGGAGGCGTTGAGAGCAGGCTCTCCAAAGAAGGAAACCCCGGTAAATCCTCAATCTCTACAAAGTCAAATCAACCGGCCAAACAGCGATAACTTGCGCTTGCTATAGGTCACATACCTATTGTATCTC
It contains:
- the csrA gene encoding carbon storage regulator CsrA, giving the protein MLTLKRRTSESLRIGTNVSIIVLEVKGNQVTIGICAPKSLPVHREEIYVRIIGNGRR